One stretch of Brevinematales bacterium DNA includes these proteins:
- the fabD gene encoding ACP S-malonyltransferase — MKNVVLVFPGQGSQSIGMGKDLYDKFSYVKGLFDKASSVIDVDMAKMIFEGTEDELRDTYNAQPSIFLISASMLEIIRREGKDINILAVAGHSLGEYSALYSAGVFSFEDGLRIVRKRGELMSKADPEGKGGMAAVIGLDPDKIKEVCDNLTKEGFYVEPVNYNSLDQTVISGYKESISKAVELLKSAGAKRVVELSVSGAFHSKLMEQPAKEFRKFLETFNISSPSIPVIANYNAEPYPSDKAKIIDIMEKQMYSPVLWTSITQKIKSLNPDAIIEVGPGQVLKGLIKKTLPEVDILSFSVELL; from the coding sequence ATGAAAAATGTTGTTTTGGTTTTCCCTGGACAAGGTTCTCAATCGATTGGAATGGGTAAAGATTTATACGATAAATTTAGTTATGTAAAGGGCCTTTTTGATAAGGCTAGTAGTGTGATAGATGTAGATATGGCGAAGATGATATTTGAAGGTACTGAAGATGAATTGAGAGATACTTACAATGCTCAGCCTAGTATATTTCTTATTTCTGCATCGATGTTAGAGATTATTAGAAGAGAAGGTAAAGATATTAATATTTTAGCTGTTGCGGGACATAGTTTAGGTGAATATTCTGCTCTCTATAGTGCTGGAGTTTTTTCTTTTGAAGATGGTTTGAGGATAGTTAGAAAGAGGGGAGAACTTATGTCAAAAGCAGATCCCGAAGGTAAGGGAGGTATGGCTGCTGTTATTGGTCTTGATCCTGATAAAATCAAGGAAGTATGTGATAACTTAACAAAAGAAGGTTTTTACGTTGAGCCTGTTAACTATAATTCTTTAGATCAAACTGTTATATCGGGATATAAGGAGTCTATATCAAAAGCCGTAGAATTACTCAAATCTGCCGGAGCAAAAAGAGTTGTAGAACTCTCAGTTTCGGGTGCTTTTCATTCGAAACTTATGGAGCAACCCGCAAAAGAGTTTAGAAAGTTTCTTGAAACGTTTAATATTAGTAGTCCATCTATACCTGTGATAGCAAATTATAATGCCGAACCCTATCCGTCTGATAAAGCTAAAATCATTGATATTATGGAAAAACAAATGTACTCACCTGTTTTGTGGACTAGTATAACTCAGAAAATTAAGTCTCTTAATCCAGATGCTATAATCGAAGTAGGGCCAGGTCAAGTCCTAAAGGGGCTTATAAAGAAAACTCTACCCGAAGTTGATATTTTGTCTTTCTCAGTAGAGTTGCTATAA
- the coaE gene encoding dephospho-CoA kinase (Dephospho-CoA kinase (CoaE) performs the final step in coenzyme A biosynthesis.), translated as MGRRPSVPRKPKRFILGITGRMLSGKDTVCKILESRGFRVVDVDKIGHRVLEIRKEEILKMIDKNILDDEGKIDRKKLASIVFSDPMKLQVLNKLTHGTIKELVRLEIEKDGFYCINAALLFEIGLNQFCNLVVYINSSEDNILLRAKMRGFDEEDVKRRISFQKKLEDVINEVKIVINNNGTIEDLQKEIEEKIFSIVKL; from the coding sequence ATGGGACGAAGACCTTCAGTACCTAGAAAACCAAAAAGATTTATACTAGGTATAACAGGTAGAATGTTATCAGGTAAAGACACCGTATGTAAGATTCTAGAAAGTAGAGGCTTTAGAGTAGTTGATGTTGACAAAATAGGACACAGAGTACTTGAAATAAGGAAGGAAGAAATTTTAAAAATGATCGATAAAAACATTCTAGATGATGAAGGTAAAATTGATAGAAAGAAGCTAGCTAGCATAGTATTTTCAGACCCTATGAAGCTACAGGTTTTGAATAAGCTCACACATGGAACAATTAAAGAACTTGTAAGGTTAGAAATTGAAAAAGATGGTTTTTATTGTATCAACGCAGCACTACTTTTTGAAATAGGATTAAATCAGTTTTGCAATCTGGTAGTATACATAAATTCAAGTGAAGACAACATACTATTAAGAGCAAAGATGAGAGGTTTTGATGAAGAAGATGTAAAAAGAAGAATTTCATTTCAAAAGAAACTAGAAGACGTAATAAACGAAGTAAAAATAGTAATAAACAACAATGGAACTATCGAAGATCTACAAAAAGAAATAGAAGAAAAAATATTCTCGATAGTTAAGTTATGA
- a CDS encoding ribonuclease HII codes for MKIQYLINLINEFEYIIGIDEVGRGCIAGPMFVCAVAIKPSTYINGVKDSKLLTPKKREELISIITKNIIDLGIGIASNKTIDKYGIGISLRLAILEAITNLKVEPRLIITDYVNLKNKSFSTFLLSSNLPKKEKYIDLYNRINDFDLKLLDNKNSYYYISIKKADKYIHAVSMASIIAKVIRDRYMKHLSKKYPNYYFEKNKGYLTREHMFSIKKHGFSEVHRTSFNIKSNVI; via the coding sequence ATGAAAATACAATACCTAATTAACCTAATAAACGAATTTGAATATATAATAGGAATCGATGAAGTAGGTAGAGGATGTATAGCAGGTCCAATGTTTGTATGCGCAGTAGCAATAAAACCATCAACTTACATAAATGGAGTAAAAGATTCTAAACTATTAACACCCAAAAAAAGAGAAGAACTCATATCAATTATCACAAAAAATATAATAGATCTAGGAATAGGTATAGCTTCAAATAAAACTATTGATAAATACGGAATTGGAATATCTTTGAGACTAGCAATACTAGAAGCAATAACAAACTTAAAAGTCGAACCTAGATTAATAATAACTGATTATGTGAACTTAAAAAACAAATCTTTCTCAACATTTCTATTATCATCAAACTTACCAAAAAAAGAAAAATACATTGACTTATACAACAGAATAAATGATTTTGACCTAAAGCTACTAGATAATAAAAATTCATATTACTACATAAGCATCAAAAAAGCAGACAAGTACATACACGCAGTATCAATGGCATCTATTATCGCAAAAGTTATAAGAGACAGATATATGAAACACCTTTCCAAAAAATATCCAAACTATTATTTCGAAAAAAACAAAGGATACCTCACAAGAGAGCATATGTTTTCAATTAAAAAACATGGATTCTCTGAAGTACACAGGACATCTTTCAACATCAAATCAAACGTAATATAG
- a CDS encoding bifunctional 3,4-dihydroxy-2-butanone-4-phosphate synthase/GTP cyclohydrolase II, which yields MFSSIDDIISDLRNGKLVIVVDDENRENEGDLVGAGQFATPEMINFMMKYGRGLICVPMDPKLTDKLNLYLMTEGNTDNFSTWFTVSVDAKDGTTTGISAYDRSLTIRKLASIDAKPEDFNRPGHVFPLKARKGGVITRQGHTEATVDLLRIAGLYPVGVICEIANEDGTMARLPQLVEFARKFNLKIISIKDIVKYRWKNEKLIEKVDNAFLPTRYGSFRIIGYREIISGKEHIALVKGDVDGRDDVIVRIHSECFTGDILGSLRCDCGNQLEHALRRIEDEGRGVLIYLRQEGRGIGLLNKIKAYKLQDQGLDTVEANRKLGLPDDARDYGIAYQILKDLNVKSIRIMTNNPKKIEKIEEYGIVVKERIPIIVGINKYNEKYIKVKVEKMGHLIDLF from the coding sequence ATGTTTAGTTCAATAGATGATATTATTTCAGATCTAAGGAATGGTAAGCTTGTTATAGTTGTTGATGATGAAAACAGAGAAAATGAAGGAGATTTAGTTGGTGCAGGGCAGTTTGCTACTCCTGAAATGATAAACTTCATGATGAAGTATGGTAGGGGTTTAATTTGCGTTCCTATGGATCCTAAACTAACTGATAAACTAAATCTTTATCTTATGACAGAAGGTAACACAGACAACTTTTCGACGTGGTTTACTGTTTCAGTTGATGCTAAGGATGGAACAACAACTGGTATATCAGCGTATGACAGAAGTTTGACAATTAGGAAACTTGCGTCTATTGATGCAAAACCTGAAGATTTTAACAGACCTGGTCATGTGTTCCCCTTAAAAGCAAGAAAGGGAGGTGTTATAACAAGACAGGGACATACTGAAGCAACAGTTGATCTTCTGAGAATAGCAGGGTTGTATCCTGTTGGTGTTATATGTGAGATTGCTAATGAAGATGGTACTATGGCTAGATTACCTCAGCTAGTTGAGTTTGCTAGGAAATTCAATCTCAAAATTATATCAATAAAAGACATTGTAAAATATCGTTGGAAAAATGAGAAACTAATAGAAAAAGTTGATAATGCTTTTTTACCTACTAGGTACGGTAGTTTCAGGATAATTGGGTATAGAGAAATAATAAGTGGTAAGGAACATATCGCTTTGGTTAAGGGGGATGTAGATGGTAGAGACGATGTTATAGTTAGAATACACTCTGAATGTTTTACAGGTGACATACTTGGTTCTTTGAGATGTGATTGTGGAAATCAGCTTGAGCATGCTTTGAGGAGAATAGAAGATGAGGGGAGAGGAGTTTTAATATACCTCAGGCAGGAAGGTAGAGGTATAGGATTGCTTAATAAAATAAAGGCATACAAACTACAAGATCAAGGATTAGACACAGTTGAGGCGAATAGGAAACTAGGTTTACCTGATGATGCTAGAGATTATGGTATAGCATACCAGATATTGAAAGATCTTAACGTTAAAAGTATAAGGATTATGACTAATAATCCTAAAAAGATAGAAAAGATAGAAGAGTATGGTATAGTTGTAAAAGAAAGAATACCTATAATAGTCGGTATAAACAAGTACAATGAAAAGTACATAAAAGTCAAAGTAGAAAAAATGGGACATCTTATAGATTTGTTTTGA
- the nadB gene encoding L-aspartate oxidase produces the protein MSDFEITDVLIIGLGIAGGVCAYELAKKGIRVTVLLKETLEEDGNTHYAQGGIVYIGENDSPEKIYSDIFLAGVGVNNPEAVKVVAYDGHLIVKKLLIDEIGVEFVRDQNGLLEFTEEGAHSVKRIIYSGDKTGKAIISKLVSKLKTFENVTILEKHIAIDLITWQFHSRDKFRMYKDKTCLGAYVFDEVNNKVKNILAKATVLATGGMGRVYLHNTNPDIATGDGYAMAYRIGAEIINMEYTQFHPTTLFHPLKKNFLISESVRGEGGIIVNSKGERFLFKYDSRGELAPRDIVTRGIISEITETKDDCVFLDASRIGLKDKLRSRFPVIFSTLESIGIDMSKDLIPVVPAFHFQCGGVKTDTFGKTNIKRLFAVGEVACTGLHGANRLASTSLLEGVVFGYRCASFISESITKPTFNEFPDVIEWIDTGKEYPDPVLIKQDWDYIRNIMWNYVGPIRTRRRLKRALSDIKNLLNDIEDFYRDVKVNRDIIELRNGVQTGFLVALSAWSNRESIGSHYRID, from the coding sequence ATGTCTGATTTTGAGATAACAGATGTTCTTATAATTGGATTAGGTATAGCAGGTGGAGTATGTGCTTATGAACTTGCTAAAAAGGGGATTAGAGTAACGGTTTTACTCAAGGAAACTTTGGAGGAGGATGGAAATACTCATTATGCTCAAGGTGGAATAGTGTATATAGGTGAAAATGATTCTCCTGAAAAAATATACAGTGATATTTTTCTTGCTGGTGTGGGAGTAAATAATCCTGAAGCAGTTAAGGTTGTTGCTTATGATGGTCATTTGATAGTTAAGAAACTTTTAATAGATGAAATAGGAGTTGAGTTTGTAAGAGATCAGAATGGGTTGCTTGAGTTTACGGAGGAAGGTGCGCATTCCGTAAAGAGGATAATATACTCTGGAGATAAAACAGGTAAAGCGATTATATCAAAACTGGTTTCTAAATTGAAAACATTTGAAAATGTAACAATTCTAGAGAAACATATTGCTATTGATCTCATAACTTGGCAATTTCATTCTAGAGATAAGTTCAGGATGTACAAGGACAAAACTTGTTTAGGAGCTTATGTTTTCGATGAAGTAAATAACAAAGTAAAAAACATACTTGCTAAAGCTACTGTATTGGCTACTGGTGGTATGGGGAGAGTTTATTTGCATAATACAAATCCTGATATTGCTACTGGTGATGGTTATGCTATGGCCTATAGGATAGGTGCTGAGATAATAAATATGGAATATACTCAATTCCATCCTACTACACTTTTCCACCCACTTAAGAAGAATTTTCTAATATCGGAATCTGTTAGGGGTGAAGGTGGTATTATAGTTAATTCTAAAGGGGAGAGGTTTTTATTTAAGTATGATAGTAGGGGGGAGTTAGCTCCAAGAGATATTGTTACTAGAGGTATAATATCAGAAATTACTGAAACAAAAGATGATTGCGTTTTTTTGGATGCTAGTAGAATTGGATTAAAAGATAAACTTAGGAGTAGATTTCCTGTTATATTCTCAACTCTTGAAAGTATAGGAATAGATATGTCAAAAGACTTGATTCCTGTAGTACCTGCATTTCATTTTCAGTGTGGTGGTGTTAAAACAGACACTTTTGGAAAAACTAATATAAAGAGACTTTTTGCCGTTGGTGAAGTTGCTTGTACTGGACTTCATGGAGCCAACAGACTTGCTAGTACATCTCTTCTTGAAGGGGTAGTTTTTGGTTATAGATGTGCTTCATTTATATCAGAAAGTATAACTAAGCCTACGTTTAATGAATTTCCGGATGTTATTGAATGGATTGATACAGGTAAGGAATATCCAGATCCAGTACTTATAAAGCAGGATTGGGATTACATTAGAAACATAATGTGGAACTACGTCGGTCCTATTAGAACTAGAAGAAGATTAAAAAGGGCATTGAGTGATATCAAAAACTTGCTTAATGATATTGAGGACTTCTACAGAGATGTTAAGGTAAATAGAGATATAATCGAGCTTAGAAATGGAGTACAAACTGGATTTCTAGTAGCTTTGTCTGCTTGGTCTAACAGAGAGAGTATAGGAAGCCATTATAGAATTGATTAG
- the frr gene encoding ribosome recycling factor: MKGKDDSKEVKKEFNFNQVKEEIKKHFEDSLNVYKEEIKKIRTGRASTIIIEDIKVDYYNNLTPIKQLATISVSDASTLVISPWDKSVLKNIEKSLISSNLGLSISSDGSNIKVHFPPLTEERKKEIIKFLHTKAEEAKVAIRNIRHKYLKNVREAKETAHISEDTEKRYEQEIDKITHEYIEKIDSLTKTKEKEIMEV; the protein is encoded by the coding sequence ATGAAAGGGAAAGACGATAGCAAAGAGGTTAAAAAAGAATTTAACTTTAACCAAGTAAAAGAAGAAATAAAAAAACACTTCGAGGACAGTCTTAATGTTTATAAAGAAGAAATCAAGAAGATAAGAACAGGTAGAGCAAGTACAATTATAATAGAAGACATAAAAGTAGATTATTACAATAATCTAACACCTATAAAACAATTAGCAACAATATCAGTAAGCGATGCATCAACCTTAGTCATATCACCTTGGGACAAAAGTGTATTAAAAAATATTGAAAAGTCTCTTATATCATCAAATCTAGGTTTAAGCATAAGCAGTGATGGAAGCAACATCAAAGTTCATTTCCCACCCTTAACAGAAGAGAGAAAGAAGGAAATAATTAAATTTCTACACACAAAAGCAGAAGAAGCTAAAGTAGCAATAAGAAATATAAGACACAAATACCTAAAGAACGTAAGAGAAGCAAAAGAAACCGCTCATATAAGCGAAGATACCGAAAAAAGATATGAGCAGGAGATCGATAAAATAACTCATGAGTATATCGAAAAAATCGATAGCTTAACCAAAACAAAAGAAAAGGAAATAATGGAAGTATAA
- the uppS gene encoding polyprenyl diphosphate synthase gives MEIESLLKKVDLNNLPKHVGIIMDGNGRWARSRGLPRIEGHKEGLKALEQILEFNRYLKIPFITIYAFSKENWQRDKEEVDFLMSMALKVIREKIHEFKTKKIKFIHIGDTEGISQELLDMIKLLERETQNGYAYTLCTAFNYSGKHEIMRAVKLILEDYKKGNLQESTIDEETISNYIYHPEVPDLDLIIRTSGEQRISNFMLWRAAYSEFYFTEVLWPDFTPHHLIEAIRDYQSRERRFGRVLTR, from the coding sequence ATGGAAATAGAATCACTTCTTAAAAAAGTTGACTTAAATAACCTACCAAAACATGTAGGAATAATAATGGATGGTAATGGAAGATGGGCCAGATCGAGGGGTTTGCCAAGAATTGAAGGTCACAAAGAAGGTTTAAAAGCACTAGAACAGATATTGGAATTTAACAGATATCTTAAAATACCTTTTATAACTATATACGCTTTTTCGAAGGAGAATTGGCAAAGAGATAAAGAAGAAGTCGATTTCCTTATGTCAATGGCTCTTAAGGTAATAAGAGAAAAAATACACGAATTTAAAACTAAGAAAATAAAGTTTATACATATAGGTGATACTGAAGGTATATCACAAGAACTTTTGGATATGATAAAATTACTTGAGAGAGAAACCCAAAACGGATATGCATATACATTATGCACTGCTTTTAATTACAGTGGAAAGCATGAGATAATGAGGGCAGTAAAACTAATACTAGAAGATTATAAAAAAGGTAATCTACAAGAAAGTACAATAGACGAAGAAACTATATCAAATTATATATACCACCCGGAAGTACCCGACCTTGATCTCATAATAAGAACCAGTGGTGAACAAAGAATAAGCAACTTTATGTTATGGAGAGCTGCTTATTCAGAATTTTACTTCACAGAAGTACTTTGGCCAGACTTCACTCCACATCACTTGATTGAAGCAATAAGAGATTACCAGTCAAGAGAAAGAAGATTTGGCAGAGTACTAACGAGGTGA